From Streptomyces cyaneogriseus subsp. noncyanogenus, the proteins below share one genomic window:
- a CDS encoding dihydrofolate reductase family protein, whose translation MPLPYVLLSAAVSLDGYLDDTGPERLLLSGPEDFDRVDGERASADAILVGAGTIRADNPRLLVNSAERRAARIAAGKPEFPLKVAVSGSGELDPAAPFWHTGGDKVLCTTERGAARARALGIAADVVALGAELDWRTVLAYLHDERGVRRLMVEGGGSVHTQLLRQRLADELQLALAPLLVGDPDAPRLFGPGAYQDGRLRLVETRRLGDVVLMRYQPTAPGTGATVSAADRHWLALACDLAAQCPPSETAFSVGAVVVAADGTELARGHSREGGDAVVHAEEAALAKTDPADPRLTTATVYSSLEPCARRASRPAPCARLILDAGVRRVVTAWREPDTFVPGADGSGVLAAGGAAVLLLPELEARAKAPNRHLTG comes from the coding sequence ATGCCTCTGCCGTACGTCCTGCTGTCCGCCGCCGTCTCCCTGGACGGGTACCTGGACGACACCGGGCCCGAGCGCCTGCTGCTGTCGGGTCCGGAGGACTTCGACCGGGTCGACGGGGAACGGGCGTCGGCCGACGCGATCCTGGTGGGAGCCGGCACGATCCGCGCCGACAACCCGCGGCTGCTCGTCAACTCCGCCGAGCGCCGGGCCGCCCGGATCGCCGCGGGCAAGCCGGAGTTCCCGCTGAAGGTGGCGGTCAGCGGATCGGGCGAGCTGGACCCGGCGGCGCCGTTCTGGCACACCGGCGGGGACAAGGTCCTGTGCACGACGGAGCGGGGGGCCGCGCGGGCCCGGGCGCTCGGCATCGCCGCCGACGTCGTCGCGCTCGGCGCCGAACTGGACTGGCGGACGGTGCTGGCGTATCTGCACGACGAGCGCGGGGTGCGGCGGCTGATGGTGGAGGGCGGCGGCAGCGTCCACACCCAGTTGCTCCGGCAGCGACTCGCCGACGAACTGCAACTCGCGCTGGCGCCGCTGCTCGTCGGTGACCCGGACGCGCCCCGGCTGTTCGGGCCCGGCGCCTATCAGGACGGGCGGCTGAGGCTGGTGGAGACACGGCGGCTCGGGGACGTCGTGCTCATGCGGTACCAGCCGACGGCTCCCGGCACGGGCGCCACCGTGTCGGCCGCCGACCGGCACTGGCTCGCGCTCGCCTGCGACCTGGCGGCGCAGTGCCCGCCCTCGGAGACGGCGTTCAGCGTGGGGGCGGTGGTGGTCGCGGCCGACGGGACCGAACTCGCCCGCGGCCACTCACGGGAGGGCGGGGACGCGGTGGTGCACGCGGAGGAGGCGGCGCTCGCCAAGACCGACCCGGCCGACCCACGGCTCACGACCGCCACGGTGTACAGCAGCCTGGAGCCGTGCGCCCGCCGCGCCTCCCGGCCCGCCCCGTGCGCCCGGCTCATCCTCGACGCGGGGGTACGGCGGGTGGTCACGGCCTGGCGCGAGCCCGACACGTTCGTGCCCGGCGCCGACGGCAGCGGGGTGCTCGCGGCCGGGGGCGCCGCCGTCCTCCTCCTGCCCGAGCTGGAGGCGCGGGCCAAGGCCCCCAACCGCCATCTGACCGGCTGA
- a CDS encoding amino acid permease — MTDDAKASGLSDEERLAQLGYTQVLARRMSAFSNYAVSFTIISVLSGCLTLYLFGMNTGGPAVITWGWVVVGLMTLFVGLAMAEICSAYPTSAGLYFWAHRLAPARSAAAWAWFTGWFNVLGQVAVTAGIDFGAASFLGAYLNLQFGFEVTPGRTILLFAAILLLHGLLNTFGVRVVGLLNSVSVWWHVLGVAVIAGALALVPDRHQPASFVFGEFVNNTGWSSGAYVVLLGLLMAQYTFTGYDASAHMTEETRDASTAGPKGIVRSIWTSWAAGFVLLLGFTFAIQSYEGALTSPTGAPPAQILLDALGATAGKLLLLVVIGAQLFCGMASVTANSRMIYAFSRDGALPFSRLWRTVSPRTRTPVAAVWLAAGGALALGLPYLINVTAYAAVTSIAVIGLYLAYVIPTLLRVRKGAAFQRGPWHLGRWSRAVGMVAVAWVGFITVLFMLPQVSPVTWETFNYAPVAVLVVLGFAAIWWRVSARHWFLAPGRTGDRAGDSAGEGTAAAPAEPVDP, encoded by the coding sequence ATGACGGATGACGCCAAGGCGAGCGGGTTGTCGGACGAGGAACGGCTGGCCCAGCTCGGCTACACCCAGGTCCTGGCCCGCCGCATGTCGGCGTTCTCCAACTACGCGGTCTCCTTCACGATCATCTCGGTCCTGTCGGGCTGTCTGACCCTCTACCTGTTCGGCATGAACACCGGCGGCCCCGCCGTGATCACCTGGGGCTGGGTCGTCGTCGGCCTGATGACCCTCTTCGTCGGGCTCGCCATGGCCGAGATCTGCTCGGCGTACCCGACCTCGGCCGGGCTGTACTTCTGGGCACACCGGCTGGCGCCCGCGCGGTCGGCCGCGGCCTGGGCCTGGTTCACGGGCTGGTTCAACGTGCTGGGCCAGGTGGCGGTGACCGCGGGCATCGACTTCGGCGCCGCCTCCTTCCTCGGCGCCTATCTGAACCTGCAGTTCGGCTTCGAGGTCACCCCCGGCCGCACGATCCTGCTCTTCGCCGCGATCCTGCTGCTGCACGGCCTGCTGAACACCTTCGGGGTGCGCGTCGTCGGACTGCTCAACAGCGTCAGCGTCTGGTGGCACGTCCTGGGCGTGGCGGTGATCGCCGGCGCGCTCGCCCTCGTCCCCGACCGGCACCAGCCCGCGTCCTTCGTCTTCGGGGAGTTCGTGAACAACACCGGCTGGAGCAGCGGCGCGTACGTCGTCCTGCTCGGCCTGCTGATGGCCCAGTACACCTTCACCGGCTACGACGCCTCCGCCCACATGACGGAGGAGACCCGCGACGCGTCCACCGCGGGCCCGAAGGGCATCGTCCGCTCGATCTGGACGTCCTGGGCCGCCGGGTTCGTCCTCCTCCTCGGCTTCACCTTCGCGATCCAGTCCTACGAGGGCGCCCTCACCTCCCCGACCGGCGCCCCGCCCGCGCAGATCCTGCTCGACGCGCTCGGCGCGACCGCCGGGAAGCTGCTGCTGCTCGTCGTCATCGGCGCCCAACTCTTCTGCGGCATGGCCTCCGTGACGGCCAACAGCCGCATGATCTACGCCTTCTCGCGGGACGGGGCGCTGCCCTTCTCCCGCCTGTGGCGCACGGTGAGCCCGCGCACCCGCACCCCGGTCGCCGCCGTGTGGCTGGCGGCGGGCGGCGCGCTGGCCCTGGGGCTGCCGTATCTGATCAATGTCACGGCGTACGCCGCGGTCACCTCCATCGCTGTGATCGGCCTCTACCTCGCCTATGTCATCCCGACCCTGCTGCGGGTCCGCAAGGGCGCCGCCTTCCAGCGCGGACCGTGGCATCTGGGCCGCTGGTCGCGGGCGGTGGGCATGGTGGCCGTGGCCTGGGTCGGCTTCATCACCGTGCTGTTCATGCTGCCGCAGGTGTCCCCGGTGACCTGGGAGACCTTCAACTACGCCCCGGTGGCCGTCCTCGTCGTGCTGGGCTTCGCCGCCATCTGGTGGCGGGTGTCGGCCCGGCACTGGTTCCTCGCCCCCGGCCGTACCGGCGACCGTGCCGGTGACAGCGCCGGCGAGGGGACGGCCGCGGCCCCCGCCGAGCCGGTCGATCCATGA
- a CDS encoding DEAD/DEAH box helicase — protein MSITSTDHVVVPENSENAEQIEAAETLANAGDTTPEAPEAAQSTFADLGLPEGVVRKLAQNGVTTPFPIQAATIPDALAGKDILGRGRTGSGKTLSFGLPTLAQLAGGRTEKHKPRAVILTPTRELAMQVADALQPYGDVLGLKMKVVCGGTSMGNQIYALEKGVDVLVATPGRLRDIINRGACSLENVQITVLDEADQMSDLGFLPEVTELLDQVPSGGQRMLFSATMENEIKTLVDRYLDNPATHEVDAAQGAVTTMSHHILVVKPKDKAPVTAAIASRKGRTIIFVRTQLGADRVADQLREAGVKADALHGGMTQGARTRTLADFKDGYVNVLVATDVAARGIHVDGIDLVLNVDPAGDHKDYLHRAGRTARAGRTGTVVSLSLPHQRRQIFRLMEDAGVDAQRHIIQGGAAFDPEVAEITGARSMTEVQAESAGNAAQQAEREVAQLTKELERAQRRAAELRDEADRLLARVARERGEDPAAVTAEAPAAVEVSVPEQPGARDVERSERPERTERAERTERTEPSASYERRERRDERGGFGRERSNDRDRSFERRDDRGGRSYERRDDRGGFNRDRDRGYDRDRRDDRGGFRRDDRGDRRDGDRGGRSFDRRDDRGGFRRDDQGGDRGGFRRDDRGDRRDDRGGFRRDDRGDRRDGDRGGRSFERRDDRGGRSFERRDDRGGFRRDDRGGHRGSDRPFNRDRQGDRPGYRAGGHERPYGRRDDHRGGPSFGRREDKPRWKRNG, from the coding sequence ATGTCCATCACCAGTACTGATCACGTCGTCGTGCCCGAGAACTCCGAGAACGCGGAGCAGATCGAGGCCGCCGAGACCCTGGCGAACGCCGGCGACACCACCCCCGAGGCCCCCGAGGCCGCGCAGTCCACCTTCGCGGACCTGGGGCTGCCCGAGGGCGTCGTCCGCAAGCTCGCGCAGAACGGCGTGACCACCCCCTTCCCGATCCAGGCCGCGACCATCCCGGACGCCCTGGCCGGCAAGGACATCCTCGGCCGGGGCCGCACCGGCTCCGGCAAGACCCTCTCCTTCGGTCTGCCGACGCTGGCGCAGCTCGCCGGCGGCCGCACCGAGAAGCACAAGCCGCGGGCCGTCATCCTGACGCCCACCCGCGAGCTGGCCATGCAGGTCGCCGACGCGCTCCAGCCGTACGGGGACGTCCTCGGCCTGAAGATGAAGGTCGTCTGCGGCGGCACCTCCATGGGCAACCAGATCTACGCCCTGGAGAAGGGCGTCGACGTGCTCGTCGCCACGCCGGGCCGGCTGCGCGACATCATCAACCGCGGCGCCTGCTCCCTGGAGAACGTCCAGATCACCGTCCTCGACGAGGCCGACCAGATGTCCGACCTGGGCTTCCTGCCCGAGGTCACCGAGCTGCTCGACCAGGTCCCGTCCGGCGGTCAGCGCATGCTCTTCTCCGCCACCATGGAGAACGAGATCAAGACCCTCGTCGACCGGTACCTCGACAACCCGGCCACGCACGAGGTCGACGCCGCCCAGGGTGCCGTGACGACCATGTCGCACCACATCCTGGTCGTGAAGCCCAAGGACAAGGCGCCGGTCACCGCGGCCATCGCCTCCCGCAAGGGCCGCACCATCATCTTCGTCCGCACCCAGCTCGGCGCCGACCGCGTCGCCGACCAGCTCCGCGAGGCCGGGGTGAAGGCGGACGCGCTGCACGGCGGCATGACCCAGGGAGCGCGCACCCGCACGCTGGCCGACTTCAAGGACGGGTACGTCAACGTCCTGGTCGCCACCGACGTCGCCGCGCGCGGTATCCACGTGGACGGCATCGACCTGGTCCTGAACGTCGACCCGGCGGGCGACCACAAGGACTACCTGCACCGGGCCGGCCGTACCGCCCGCGCGGGCCGCACCGGCACGGTGGTCTCCCTGTCCCTGCCGCACCAGCGGCGTCAGATCTTCCGCCTGATGGAGGACGCGGGCGTCGACGCCCAGCGCCACATCATCCAGGGCGGCGCGGCCTTCGACCCGGAGGTCGCCGAGATCACCGGCGCCCGGTCGATGACCGAGGTCCAGGCCGAGTCCGCGGGCAACGCGGCGCAGCAGGCCGAGCGCGAGGTCGCCCAGCTCACCAAGGAGCTGGAGCGGGCTCAGCGGCGTGCGGCGGAGCTGCGCGACGAGGCGGACCGGCTGCTCGCCCGGGTGGCCCGGGAGCGCGGCGAGGACCCCGCGGCGGTCACGGCCGAGGCGCCGGCGGCGGTCGAGGTGTCCGTGCCGGAGCAGCCGGGCGCGCGGGACGTCGAGCGGTCCGAGCGGCCGGAGCGGACCGAGCGTGCGGAGCGGACCGAGCGTACGGAGCCCTCGGCGTCGTACGAGCGGCGTGAGCGGCGGGACGAGCGCGGCGGGTTCGGACGCGAGCGGTCGAACGACCGGGACCGTTCCTTCGAGCGGCGCGACGACCGCGGCGGGCGTTCCTACGAGCGCCGGGACGACCGCGGCGGCTTCAACCGGGACCGCGACCGCGGCTACGACCGCGACCGTCGTGACGACCGTGGCGGCTTCCGCCGTGACGACCGGGGCGACCGCCGTGACGGCGACCGCGGTGGGCGTTCCTTCGACCGTCGTGACGACCGCGGTGGCTTCCGCCGCGACGACCAGGGCGGCGACCGTGGCGGCTTCCGCCGGGACGACCGTGGCGACCGTCGTGACGACCGTGGCGGCTTCCGCCGCGACGACCGTGGCGACCGCCGTGACGGCGACCGCGGTGGGCGCTCCTTCGAGCGGCGCGACGACCGCGGCGGGCGTTCCTTCGAGCGCCGGGACGACCGCGGCGGCTTCCGCCGGGACGACCGGGGCGGGCACCGCGGCAGCGACCGTCCGTTCAACCGCGACCGCCAGGGCGACCGCCCCGGCTACCGCGCCGGCGGGCACGAGCGCCCCTACGGCCGTCGTGACGACCACCGCGGTGGACCGTCCTTCGGGCGCCGCGAGGACAAGCCGCGCTGGAAGCGCAACGGCTGA